One segment of Primulina tabacum isolate GXHZ01 chromosome 6, ASM2559414v2, whole genome shotgun sequence DNA contains the following:
- the LOC142548680 gene encoding mitogen-activated protein kinase kinase kinase YODA-like isoform X1, with protein sequence MPSWWGKSSSKEPKKKEIKERFIDTIQRKFRSPDSKSTGVSGGSRRRSSDTVSERGSQSKAHSRSPSPSKHVARCQSFAERPLAQTLPLPGPANVNHSDARTGKKEKKKLEKGTKPLSFLPFSRPGCTRHRLDPSDFDGELVVTSISSECSIESDEPVGSHQRSPMASDHDFSAGKAAIGPSTVVVKDQSPVAPVISRETPFPVNVSDNKITFSPPCRRQHLNSQMLNLQVPPHGAFCSAPDSSMSSPSRSPMRAFGYEQVTRSAFPAGKIYPDIPFLGSGQCSSPGSGQTSGHNSMGGDMAGQLFWQPSRGSPEYSPNPSPRRTSPGPSSRIHSGAVTPLHPRAGGGNSESQNNRLDDAKQQSHPLPLPPLSISNSSPFSHPNSAVTSPSVSRSPGRAENPTASSPRWKKGKLLGRGTFGHVYVGFNSETGGMCAMKEVTLFADDAKSKESAKQLGQEIMLLSRLSHPNIVQYYGSESVDDKLYIYLEYVSGGSIRKILLDYGKLGESAIRSYTQQILSGLAYLHAKNTLHRDIKGANILVDPSGRVKLADFGMAKHIAGQSCPLSFKGSPYWMAPEVIRNSGACGLAVDIWSLGCTVLEMATSKPPWSQYEGVAAMFKIGNSKELPTIPDHLSEEGKDFVRLCLQRNPLHRPTASQLLEHAFVKGAAPAKEITTASEHPAGTNVVKSTGIIVPVRTLLQSDMERLAIHSSRISKSNFHSRSLYIDSYSPRNISCPVSPVGSPLLHPRSPQHMNGRMSPSPLSSPFTSGSSTPLTGGIGAIPHHLNQSMFLQEGFYNDPKRPSYWDPDILRGVYAESNAFQELVACDNDVFKKQFGREANGEFYNGQSVLADRVTQQLLREPIKPNPPLDFNPSSSPACHHTTGI encoded by the exons ATGCCTTCTTGGTGGGGGAAGTCATCGTCGAAAGAaccaaaaaagaaagaaatcaaAGAAAGATTTATTGACACAATACAAAGGAAATTTAGGAGTCCTGATAGTAAATCAACCGGCGTATCGGGAGGATCTAGAAGACGTTCAAGTGATACAGTTTCAGAGAGAGGGTCTCAGTCAAAAGCCCATTCAAGGTCTCCGTCACCTTCCAAACATGTAGCACGTTGTCAAAGTTTTGCCGAAAGGCCTCTAGCTCAAACACTTCCGTTGCCAGGTCCCGCAAATGTGAATCATTCTGATGCTAGAACAggcaaaaaggaaaagaaaaaattagaAAAGGGCACTAAACCATTATCATTTCTGCCATTTTCGAGGCCTGGATGCACCCGGCATAGGCTGGATCCATCAGATTTCGATGGTGAACTGGTTGTTACTTCAATCTCTAGTGAATGTTCCATTGAGAGTGATGAACCAGTTGGTTCACATCAGCGTAGCCCTATGGCATCTGACCATGATTTTAGTGCTGGAAAAGCTGCTATTGGCCCTTCAAC cGTTGTTGTCAAGGATCAGTCCCCTGTTGCTCCAGTAATCTCAAGAGAGACACCATTTCCAGTGAATGTCTCCGACAATAAAATCACCTTCTCTCCACCTTGTAGAAGACAGCATTTGAACAGTCAAATGCTGAACTTGCAGGTTCCACCTCACGGTGCTTTTTGCAGTGCTCCAGACAGCTCAATGTCTAGTCCCTCCAGAAGCCCAATGAGAGCTTTTGGCTATGAACAGGTTACAAGATCTGCTTTCCCTGCTGGAAAGATTTATCCAGATATTCCCTTTCTTGGATCTGGTCAATGTTCAAGTCCAGGCTCAGGTCAGACCTCTGGGCATAATTCAATGGGAGGAGATATGGCAGGGCAATTATTTTGGCAGCCCAGTAGAGGAAGCCCTGAATATTCACCTAATCCTAGTCCCAGAAGGACAAGTCCTGGTCCTAGTTCAAGAATTCATAGCGGTGCTGTAACGCCGCTCCATCCTAGAGCTGGAGGAGGAAACTCTGAGTCGCAGAATAATAGGCTCGATGATGCAAAACAACAAAGTCACCCCCTCCCCCTTCCTCCCCTATCAATTTCCAATTCCTCGCCTTTCTCTCATCCAAATTCAGCTGTGACGTCACCATCAGTATCACGTAGTCCAGGAAGAGCAGAGAATCCTACAGCCTCTAGTCCACGATGGAAAAAAGGGAAGTTGCTTGGCCGAGGCACCTTTGGACATGTTTATGTTGGTTTTAATAG TGAAACTGGTGGAATGTGTGCCATGAAGGAAGTAACATTATTTGCTGATGATGCAAAATCAAAGGAAAGTGCAAAGCAGTTAGGACAG GAGATAATGCTGCTGAGCCGCTTAAGCCATCCTAATATTGTACAGTATTATGGATCTGAATCG GTGGatgataaattatatatatatttggaatATGTATCTGGGGGTTCAATACGTAAAATTCTGCTAGATTATGGGAAGTTAGGAGAATCAGCGATTCGCAGTTATACTCAACAAATTCTGTCAGGGCTTGCCTATTTACATGCCAAAAATACCTTGCACAG GGATATTAAAGGGGCGAATATCCTTGTGGACCCAAGTGGCCGAGTTAAGTTAGCAGACTTTGGCATGGCAAAGCAC ATTGCAGGGCAATCATGTCCATTATCTTTTAAAGGTAGCCCTTATTGGATGGCACCTGAG GTTATAAGGAATTCTGGTGCATGTGGTCTGGCTGTTGATATATGGAGTCTTGGATGCACTGTCTTGGAAATGGCTACTTCGAAACCACCTTGGAGCCAGTACGAAGGG GTGGCTGCCATGTTCAAGATTGGGAATAGTAAAGAACTTCCAACAATTCCTGATCACCTCTCTGAAGAAGGCAAAGATTTTGTGAGGCTCTGTTTGCAGCGGAATCCCCTGCATCGTCCCACAGCTTCTCAGCTTTTGGAGCATGCTTTTGTGAAAGGTGCTGCTCCAGCAAAAGAAATAACTACTGCTTCTGAGCATCCTGCGGGAACAAATGTTGTAAAATCCACG GGCATTATTGTTCCTGTGAGAACTCTTCTGCAATCGGATATGGAGAGACTTGCCATCCACTCCTCCAGGATATCAAAATCCAATTTTCATTCGAGGTCTTTATACAT TGACTCCTATTCTCCAAGGAACATATCGTGCCCTGTGTCTCCAGTTGGGAGTCCTCTTCTACATCCAAGATCTCCCCAACACATGAATGGGAGAATGTCCCCTTCGCCCTTATCTAGCCCTTTTACATCTGGTTCCTCCACTCCTCTAACTGGCGGTATTGGCGCCATCCCACATCATCTTAACCAATCAATGTTCCTGCAAGAGGGTTTTTACAACGACCCAAAGCGCCCCTCTTACTGGGATCCGGATATTCTGAGAGGGGTATATGCAGAATCTAATGCATTTCAAGAACTGGTAGCATGTGATAATGATGTCTTTAAAAAGCAGTTTGGAAGGGAAGCCAATGGAGAATTTTATAATGGGCAATCAGTATTGGCCGATCGTGTGACTCAGCAGCTTCTGAGGGAGCCCATTAAGCCGAATCCACCACTTGATTTCAATCCTTCCTCTTCACCAGCGTGTCACCATACTACTGGAATTTAA
- the LOC142548681 gene encoding uncharacterized protein LOC142548681: MSSVQNTVETVNAAATAIVTAESRVQPYTVQKKRWGSLWSLYCCFGSHKNSKRIGHAVILSEPTSQRIIAPVSENSNRPATIMLPFIAPPSSPAYFLQSDPSSATQSPVGVLSVHTYSPGGTAPIFTIGPYAHETGLVSPPVFSTFTTEPSTASFTPPPESVQMTTPSSPEVPFAQLLSSSLARNKRFSGMNLKYPLSQYEYIPYPYPGSPGGHVKSPGSAISNSGTSSPLPGKRATLEFRMGEAPKFIGYDHFSNRKWGSRFGSGSVTPNGWGSRLGSGTLTPNSGVSRLGSGTLTPNGGEPPSRDSNLLQIQISEVVSLSNSERGSQNDGTIDHRVSFELNGEDIPTCIVKEPVPNSGIITSRIPPEAISSTKIESSSMAIDMEGDGCHQKNRTISLGSSKDFNFNNAKEQVSEKSIIDCEWWTNDKAVKKESSPQNNWTFLPMMQSRAS; this comes from the exons ATGAGCAGCGTTCAGAACACCGTGGAAACAGTGAATGCTGCAGCAACCGCCATAGTTACCGCTGAAAGCAGAGTTCAACCTTATACAGTTCAG AAGAAAAGATGGGGAAGTTTGTGGAGTCTCTACTGTTGTTTTGGTTCTCACAAGAACAGCAAACGAATTGGCCATGCTGTCATTTTGTCAGAACCAACTTCACAGAGGATTATAGCCCCGGTCTCTGAAAATTCGAATCGTCCTGCCACCATTATGCTTCCATTCATTGCCCCTCCCTCTTCTCCAGCATATTTTCTTCAATCCGATCCTTCCTCTGCCACTCAATCACCTGTAGGTGTACTTTCTGTTCATACCTACTCACCAGGCGGGACAGCGCCTATCTTCACAATCGGTCCTTACGCTCATGAGACTGGATTAGTTTCGCCTCCCGTGTTTTCTACCTTCACAACAGAACCTTCTACAGCTTCATTTACCCCACCTCCGGAATCTGTGCAAATGACAACACCTTCCTCACCAGAAGTCCCATTTGCACAGCTTTTGTCGTCATCTCTTGCTCGGAACAAGAGATTTAGTGGGATGAATCTGAAATACCCATTGTCCCAGTACGAGTACATACCCTACCCATACCCTGGAAGCCCTGGTGGTCATGTCAAATCACCAGGCTCGGCTATTTCTAATTCTGGAACCTCTTCGCCTTTACCTGGTAAACGTGCAACCCTTGAATTTCGAATGGGGGAAGCTCCCAAGTTTATAGGCTACGACCACTTTTCTAACCGTAAATGGGGTTCCAGATTCGGTTCTGGATCTGTAACTCCCAATGGCTGGGGCTCAAGACTAGGCTCAGGAACTTTGACACCAAACAGCGGGGTATCAAGGCTCGGTTCTGGAACCCTGACACCTAATGGTGGAGAACCCCCATCTCGGGACAGTAACCTTTTGCAGATCCAAATTTCTGAAGTTGTCTCATTATCTAACTCTGAGCGGGGATCACAAAATGATGGAACTATCGATCACAGAGTGTCTTTCGAACTAAACGGTGAAGATATACCCACTTGTATAGTGAAGGAACCAGTCCCTAATTCAGGCATAATCACATCAAGAATCCCACCAGAAGCAATATCTTCAACAAAGATTGAAAGTAGCTCTATGGCTATTGACATGGAAGGGGATGGATGCCATCAAAAGAATCGTACAATCTCTCTTGGTTCAAGCAAAGATTTCAACTTCAACAATGCAAAAGAACAAGTTTCGGAGAAATCCATTATCGACTGTGAGTGGTGGACGAATGATAAAGCTGTGAAAAAGGAATCAAGCCCTCAAAACAACTGGACTTTCTTACCAATGATGCAATCGAGAGCCAGTTAA
- the LOC142548680 gene encoding mitogen-activated protein kinase kinase kinase YODA-like isoform X2 yields the protein MPSWWGKSSSKEPKKKEIKERFIDTIQRKFRSPDSKSTGVSGGSRRRSSDTVSERGSQSKAHSRSPSPSKHVARCQSFAERPLAQTLPLPGPANVNHSDARTGKKEKKKLEKGTKPLSFLPFSRPGCTRHRLDPSDFDGELVVTSISSECSIESDEPVGSHQRSPMASDHDFSAGKAAIGPSTVVVKDQSPVAPVISRETPFPVNVSDNKITFSPPCRRQHLNSQMLNLQVPPHGAFCSAPDSSMSSPSRSPMRAFGYEQVTRSAFPAGKIYPDIPFLGSGQCSSPGSGQTSGHNSMGGDMAGQLFWQPSRGSPEYSPNPSPRRTSPGPSSRIHSGAVTPLHPRAGGGNSESQNNRLDDAKQQSHPLPLPPLSISNSSPFSHPNSAVTSPSVSRSPGRAENPTASSPRWKKGKLLGRGTFGHVYVGFNSETGGMCAMKEVTLFADDAKSKESAKQLGQEIMLLSRLSHPNIVQYYGSESVDDKLYIYLEYVSGGSIRKILLDYGKLGESAIRSYTQQILSGLAYLHAKNTLHRDIKGANILVDPSGRVKLADFGMAKHIAGQSCPLSFKGSPYWMAPEVIRNSGACGLAVDIWSLGCTVLEMATSKPPWSQYEGVAAMFKIGNSKELPTIPDHLSEEGKDFVRLCLQRNPLHRPTASQLLEHAFVKGAAPAKEITTASEHPAGTNVVKSTGIIVPVRTLLQSDMERLAIHSSRISKSNFHSSDSYSPRNISCPVSPVGSPLLHPRSPQHMNGRMSPSPLSSPFTSGSSTPLTGGIGAIPHHLNQSMFLQEGFYNDPKRPSYWDPDILRGVYAESNAFQELVACDNDVFKKQFGREANGEFYNGQSVLADRVTQQLLREPIKPNPPLDFNPSSSPACHHTTGI from the exons ATGCCTTCTTGGTGGGGGAAGTCATCGTCGAAAGAaccaaaaaagaaagaaatcaaAGAAAGATTTATTGACACAATACAAAGGAAATTTAGGAGTCCTGATAGTAAATCAACCGGCGTATCGGGAGGATCTAGAAGACGTTCAAGTGATACAGTTTCAGAGAGAGGGTCTCAGTCAAAAGCCCATTCAAGGTCTCCGTCACCTTCCAAACATGTAGCACGTTGTCAAAGTTTTGCCGAAAGGCCTCTAGCTCAAACACTTCCGTTGCCAGGTCCCGCAAATGTGAATCATTCTGATGCTAGAACAggcaaaaaggaaaagaaaaaattagaAAAGGGCACTAAACCATTATCATTTCTGCCATTTTCGAGGCCTGGATGCACCCGGCATAGGCTGGATCCATCAGATTTCGATGGTGAACTGGTTGTTACTTCAATCTCTAGTGAATGTTCCATTGAGAGTGATGAACCAGTTGGTTCACATCAGCGTAGCCCTATGGCATCTGACCATGATTTTAGTGCTGGAAAAGCTGCTATTGGCCCTTCAAC cGTTGTTGTCAAGGATCAGTCCCCTGTTGCTCCAGTAATCTCAAGAGAGACACCATTTCCAGTGAATGTCTCCGACAATAAAATCACCTTCTCTCCACCTTGTAGAAGACAGCATTTGAACAGTCAAATGCTGAACTTGCAGGTTCCACCTCACGGTGCTTTTTGCAGTGCTCCAGACAGCTCAATGTCTAGTCCCTCCAGAAGCCCAATGAGAGCTTTTGGCTATGAACAGGTTACAAGATCTGCTTTCCCTGCTGGAAAGATTTATCCAGATATTCCCTTTCTTGGATCTGGTCAATGTTCAAGTCCAGGCTCAGGTCAGACCTCTGGGCATAATTCAATGGGAGGAGATATGGCAGGGCAATTATTTTGGCAGCCCAGTAGAGGAAGCCCTGAATATTCACCTAATCCTAGTCCCAGAAGGACAAGTCCTGGTCCTAGTTCAAGAATTCATAGCGGTGCTGTAACGCCGCTCCATCCTAGAGCTGGAGGAGGAAACTCTGAGTCGCAGAATAATAGGCTCGATGATGCAAAACAACAAAGTCACCCCCTCCCCCTTCCTCCCCTATCAATTTCCAATTCCTCGCCTTTCTCTCATCCAAATTCAGCTGTGACGTCACCATCAGTATCACGTAGTCCAGGAAGAGCAGAGAATCCTACAGCCTCTAGTCCACGATGGAAAAAAGGGAAGTTGCTTGGCCGAGGCACCTTTGGACATGTTTATGTTGGTTTTAATAG TGAAACTGGTGGAATGTGTGCCATGAAGGAAGTAACATTATTTGCTGATGATGCAAAATCAAAGGAAAGTGCAAAGCAGTTAGGACAG GAGATAATGCTGCTGAGCCGCTTAAGCCATCCTAATATTGTACAGTATTATGGATCTGAATCG GTGGatgataaattatatatatatttggaatATGTATCTGGGGGTTCAATACGTAAAATTCTGCTAGATTATGGGAAGTTAGGAGAATCAGCGATTCGCAGTTATACTCAACAAATTCTGTCAGGGCTTGCCTATTTACATGCCAAAAATACCTTGCACAG GGATATTAAAGGGGCGAATATCCTTGTGGACCCAAGTGGCCGAGTTAAGTTAGCAGACTTTGGCATGGCAAAGCAC ATTGCAGGGCAATCATGTCCATTATCTTTTAAAGGTAGCCCTTATTGGATGGCACCTGAG GTTATAAGGAATTCTGGTGCATGTGGTCTGGCTGTTGATATATGGAGTCTTGGATGCACTGTCTTGGAAATGGCTACTTCGAAACCACCTTGGAGCCAGTACGAAGGG GTGGCTGCCATGTTCAAGATTGGGAATAGTAAAGAACTTCCAACAATTCCTGATCACCTCTCTGAAGAAGGCAAAGATTTTGTGAGGCTCTGTTTGCAGCGGAATCCCCTGCATCGTCCCACAGCTTCTCAGCTTTTGGAGCATGCTTTTGTGAAAGGTGCTGCTCCAGCAAAAGAAATAACTACTGCTTCTGAGCATCCTGCGGGAACAAATGTTGTAAAATCCACG GGCATTATTGTTCCTGTGAGAACTCTTCTGCAATCGGATATGGAGAGACTTGCCATCCACTCCTCCAGGATATCAAAATCCAATTTTCATTCGAG TGACTCCTATTCTCCAAGGAACATATCGTGCCCTGTGTCTCCAGTTGGGAGTCCTCTTCTACATCCAAGATCTCCCCAACACATGAATGGGAGAATGTCCCCTTCGCCCTTATCTAGCCCTTTTACATCTGGTTCCTCCACTCCTCTAACTGGCGGTATTGGCGCCATCCCACATCATCTTAACCAATCAATGTTCCTGCAAGAGGGTTTTTACAACGACCCAAAGCGCCCCTCTTACTGGGATCCGGATATTCTGAGAGGGGTATATGCAGAATCTAATGCATTTCAAGAACTGGTAGCATGTGATAATGATGTCTTTAAAAAGCAGTTTGGAAGGGAAGCCAATGGAGAATTTTATAATGGGCAATCAGTATTGGCCGATCGTGTGACTCAGCAGCTTCTGAGGGAGCCCATTAAGCCGAATCCACCACTTGATTTCAATCCTTCCTCTTCACCAGCGTGTCACCATACTACTGGAATTTAA
- the LOC142548683 gene encoding sec-independent protein translocase protein TATB, chloroplastic-like, which produces MTTTMAVAISTTPSSLLHSSSSSATGAKTVLCALSYSTTSVPKNASFHPAKSIHQLGFTAFPQWNGIKQLGISISRHSVKIERKVKVRAKGVYASLFGVGAPEALVIGVVALLVFGPKGLAEVARNLGKTLRAFQPTIRELQDVSREFKSTLEREIGLDEPDNQVPRPSTSNTTKPSTEDSTEDSGANIESNGIPSDSVEVSKEGSSKITAEKLTGVLAQLQKEQADEAERARVQSESEVLDATQDDSTDTADVDFNKTLDAPQEEASSETILAQNPEASDLQEVPSAVSSSSSPANTESKA; this is translated from the exons ATGACCACCACCATGGCTGTGGCAATTTCGACCACTCCATCATCTTTGTTGCACTCATCTTCTTCATCCGCTACTGGTGCGAAAACCGTTCTTTGTGCCTTATCGTATTCAACAACGTCAGTACCTAAAAATGCAAGCTTTCACCCGGCTAAATCCATCCATCAACTGGGTTTTACTGCTTTTCCCCAGTGGAATGGGATTAAGCAATTGGGCATTTCAATCTCACGGCATTCTGTGAAAATAG AAAGGAAGGTGAAAGTTAGAGCTAAAGGAGTGTATGCTTCTCTGTTTGGGGTTGGGGCTCCAGAGGCTCTGGTTATTGGAGTGGTGGCTTTGTTGGTATTTGGGCCCAAAGGTCTCGCTGAG GTTGCTCGTAATCTGGGTAAAACTCTGCGTGCATTCCAACCTACGATTAGAGAACTTCAG GATGTTTCGAGGGAATTCAAGAGCACCCTTGAACGAGAAATTGGTCTCGATGAACCTGACAATCAAGTGCCAAGACCTTCTACGTCCAACACTACTAAGCCTTCGACAGAGGATAGCACTGAGGATTCAGGGGCGAATATCGAATCCA ATGGTATTCCATCTGACAGTGTGGAAGTGTCAAAAGAGGGCTCCTCGAAGATCACAGCAGAAAAGCTGACAGGAGTTCTTGCTCAACTGCAGAAAGAGCAGGCAGATGAAGCGGAGAGAGCCCGTGTACAATCAGAATCCGAAGTATTGGACGCTACTCAAGATGATTCTACAGATACAGCTGATGTAGATTTTAATAAAACATTAGACGCCCCTCAAGAAGAAGCTTCTTCAGAGACGATTCTCGCTCAAAATCCGGAGGCCAGCGATCTCCAAGAAGTCCCTTCAGCTGTGTCTTCTAGCTCTTCTCCTGCAAATACCGAAAGCAAGGCATGA